The Nostoc sp. 'Lobaria pulmonaria (5183) cyanobiont' genome window below encodes:
- a CDS encoding cytochrome c biogenesis CcdA family protein: protein MIATSTLSISLALLGGVLNVLSPCVLPILPVLLGRSLTTSRSASTLRSHTYGPVALIAGLIAGFALAGSLLGVTANWFTGVINLLRNGAIALLLFLGLLAIFPTCSYRIFSYIPVGKWAKKPTRIGLMGEFWLGTQLGLLWTPCAGPILGGILVLAAVNHQVTSAFWLLVAYGIGAGLPLLAIAYGGRLLSQRILNIRFHSAALQRIGGVAIVATAIAILLGWDVKIQLWLAPFFPTQPL from the coding sequence ATGATCGCGACTTCTACTTTATCAATCAGTCTGGCTTTATTGGGGGGAGTTTTGAATGTGCTTTCGCCCTGTGTTTTACCAATTTTACCTGTGCTATTGGGGCGATCGCTAACGACAAGTCGCTCTGCGTCTACACTCCGATCGCATACTTACGGTCCAGTAGCACTGATAGCAGGATTAATCGCTGGTTTTGCACTAGCAGGTAGTTTGCTAGGTGTAACAGCAAACTGGTTTACAGGCGTGATTAATTTATTACGCAACGGAGCGATCGCACTGCTTTTATTTTTGGGATTACTGGCAATTTTCCCCACCTGTAGTTACCGAATATTTAGTTATATTCCAGTTGGCAAGTGGGCTAAAAAACCTACACGAATCGGACTCATGGGAGAGTTTTGGTTAGGGACTCAATTGGGGCTTTTGTGGACTCCCTGTGCTGGGCCGATTTTGGGAGGAATTTTAGTACTAGCAGCAGTTAATCATCAAGTCACAAGTGCATTTTGGCTACTGGTTGCTTATGGAATCGGAGCAGGTTTGCCTCTGTTGGCGATCGCCTACGGTGGGCGATTACTCAGCCAACGAATCCTCAATATCCGCTTCCATAGTGCAGCTTTGCAACGGATTGGTGGCGTGGCGATCGTGGCTACAGCAATAGCGATTCTTCTGGGTTGGGATGTCAAGATACAACTTTGGCTGGCTCCGTTCTTTCCCACTCAACCTCTGTGA
- a CDS encoding NAD-dependent epimerase/dehydratase family protein, giving the protein MSNNKEFSSEKSSSVKNVLIIGATGYIGGALCRKFSQTQDFAVLALVRSSSDIEGIKPFCKEIIRSQEVEISSNDVAQAIRNHDITTVINVAWHMPPESTKEAQFAKDRIALEAALHGAKAVSPDIHVITTSGNFSLITANGGQITEIPPPKGYTRPEYLVCLDLLVGVNVLKDGLIEEYISNGGNASIVYPSSVYGSAPTRGSFWDFAIQQFITGKPHQGYQPFPQDFMTAWIHVEDLADCYIAVTRFGSKGGYYLAAPENFSISQVSKMFAQAAQVEFLAPVFENKDKVIFDDSHTKELLQLQWKYKVADEVKGWVERIKELGTYFLE; this is encoded by the coding sequence ATGTCAAACAACAAAGAATTTTCATCCGAAAAAAGCTCTTCCGTTAAAAATGTCTTGATTATAGGTGCAACCGGCTATATTGGCGGAGCGCTGTGCCGTAAGTTTTCTCAGACACAAGATTTTGCCGTATTAGCACTTGTGCGTTCGAGTAGTGATATTGAGGGTATCAAGCCTTTCTGCAAGGAAATAATCCGCTCTCAAGAGGTAGAAATTTCCAGTAATGATGTTGCACAAGCAATTCGCAATCATGATATTACAACGGTAATTAATGTAGCGTGGCACATGCCTCCAGAATCAACCAAAGAAGCTCAATTTGCCAAAGACCGTATAGCATTAGAAGCCGCTTTACACGGTGCTAAGGCAGTTTCACCAGATATTCATGTAATTACAACCAGTGGGAATTTCTCTTTGATTACCGCCAATGGAGGACAAATAACAGAAATACCTCCGCCAAAAGGTTATACACGGCCTGAATATTTAGTATGTCTTGACTTACTAGTAGGTGTAAATGTATTGAAAGATGGGCTAATAGAAGAATATATTAGCAATGGAGGTAACGCCTCGATTGTCTATCCTTCATCAGTGTATGGTTCAGCACCAACTCGTGGCAGTTTCTGGGATTTTGCAATTCAGCAGTTCATTACAGGGAAACCACACCAAGGCTATCAGCCATTTCCACAAGATTTTATGACGGCGTGGATTCATGTTGAAGATTTAGCAGATTGCTACATTGCTGTAACGCGATTTGGCTCCAAAGGAGGATATTACCTTGCTGCGCCTGAAAATTTTAGTATTAGCCAGGTGTCAAAAATGTTTGCCCAGGCTGCTCAGGTAGAATTTCTGGCACCAGTCTTTGAAAACAAAGACAAAGTTATATTTGATGATTCTCATACTAAAGAACTACTTCAACTTCAATGGAAGTATAAAGTGGCTGATGAAGTGAAAGGTTGGGTAGAGAGAATAAAAGAGTTAGGAACTTATTTTTTAGAGTAA
- a CDS encoding fasciclin domain-containing protein has product MPDIIDTAINAGSFNTLVTAITTAGLDTALKGDGPFTVFAPTDEAFSKLPSGAVEELLEDVIKLREVLEYHVVSGKINASELNQSQKLTTTQGKDINVSNGNNVKVNDAYIVTLDVEADNGVIHVIDNVLFPD; this is encoded by the coding sequence ATGCCAGATATTATAGATACTGCAATTAATGCAGGTTCTTTCAACACCTTAGTAACAGCTATTACTACCGCTGGTCTTGATACTGCACTTAAAGGAGATGGGCCATTTACTGTCTTTGCCCCAACAGACGAAGCCTTTTCCAAGCTCCCATCAGGAGCCGTAGAAGAACTCCTAGAGGATGTCATTAAGTTAAGAGAGGTTTTAGAGTACCATGTGGTTTCTGGCAAGATTAATGCAAGTGAACTAAATCAGTCGCAAAAGCTAACAACAACCCAGGGAAAAGATATCAATGTTAGTAATGGGAATAATGTTAAGGTGAATGATGCTTACATTGTGACTTTGGATGTGGAAGCTGACAATGGTGTTATCCATGTTATTGATAATGTGTTATTCCCTGATTAA
- a CDS encoding retropepsin-like aspartic protease family protein — MKNAWRRWITTVKLAAITLMPTLIFLAFSHQATADDPGACYMITSSGKTVELGGICGNIIAVPSDNRVFRVSIKRRFGGTPVIDVTFNDKKTFEMIVDTGASGTIITQDMANTLKLQATGTMQAQIADGSEVEFPTSKVKSIAVGGVTANNLQVAIAPKASIGLLGHDFFGNYDIKILETEVEFHHR, encoded by the coding sequence ATGAAGAATGCTTGGAGGCGTTGGATTACGACCGTTAAACTAGCTGCGATTACACTAATGCCGACGCTGATATTTTTAGCATTCTCTCATCAAGCAACAGCAGACGATCCAGGAGCGTGTTACATGATAACTTCCTCTGGTAAAACCGTTGAATTGGGAGGAATTTGTGGCAATATCATAGCCGTACCTTCAGACAACAGAGTTTTTCGAGTCTCAATCAAACGTCGTTTTGGTGGAACTCCTGTGATTGATGTCACCTTCAACGACAAAAAAACTTTTGAAATGATTGTAGATACAGGTGCTAGTGGAACCATTATCACTCAAGATATGGCGAATACACTTAAACTCCAGGCTACAGGTACAATGCAAGCCCAAATTGCTGATGGTAGTGAAGTAGAATTCCCAACCAGTAAGGTAAAATCTATTGCAGTAGGTGGAGTTACAGCCAATAATCTTCAAGTAGCGATCGCACCAAAAGCCAGCATCGGCTTATTAGGGCATGATTTCTTTGGTAACTATGATATTAAGATTCTGGAAACCGAAGTTGAATTTCATCACCGCTAA
- a CDS encoding GH25 family lysozyme gives MSVEGIDVAEFSGNIDWEKVKSQGIYFAFARVNDGIAHPDKLFTNYWPAIKKAGIIRGAYFFFRPTKDINQQVRFFAQGLEIEPGDLPPVIDIEPASSWDELNLTQRLDHVAESLNAVETATGYKPIIYTAPNFWQEKLGNTKRFADYDLWIAHFDTDTPTIPGGWELHTFHQYRENQTGFPGISGDVDRNRFNGALDRLQALSVPAVPLLEGRIGPKVKKLQQALKKVAQDSSHPEFDPGSPDGIFGQGTKKAVIAYQQANSLTANGIVAPEDKLAIA, from the coding sequence ATGTCAGTTGAAGGTATTGACGTTGCTGAATTCAGTGGGAATATTGATTGGGAAAAAGTGAAAAGTCAAGGTATTTACTTTGCTTTTGCTAGAGTCAACGATGGTATCGCCCATCCAGACAAACTATTTACTAATTACTGGCCTGCGATTAAGAAAGCTGGGATTATCCGAGGTGCATATTTCTTCTTTCGTCCCACCAAAGATATCAATCAACAGGTTAGATTTTTTGCCCAAGGCTTAGAAATAGAACCAGGCGATCTCCCTCCAGTTATAGACATTGAACCAGCTTCCAGTTGGGATGAATTGAATCTGACACAGAGGCTTGACCATGTTGCAGAGTCCTTAAATGCAGTGGAAACTGCAACAGGTTACAAGCCGATCATCTACACAGCACCTAACTTTTGGCAAGAGAAGTTGGGAAACACCAAGCGGTTTGCTGACTACGATCTGTGGATTGCACATTTTGATACAGATACTCCTACTATTCCAGGTGGTTGGGAACTTCACACCTTTCACCAATACCGAGAAAACCAAACTGGTTTTCCAGGTATATCGGGTGATGTAGATCGGAATAGATTCAACGGTGCTTTGGATCGTCTCCAGGCTTTAAGCGTTCCCGCGGTTCCACTTTTGGAAGGTCGCATCGGCCCGAAGGTGAAGAAGTTGCAGCAGGCTTTAAAAAAAGTTGCCCAAGACTCAAGTCACCCAGAATTCGATCCAGGATCGCCAGATGGTATTTTTGGCCAGGGTACCAAAAAGGCTGTTATAGCTTATCAGCAAGCCAACAGTCTCACAGCTAATGGCATTGTTGCCCCTGAAGATAAATTAGCGATCGCTTAA
- a CDS encoding protein rep: MPDESEGILKLKLSDARFCRVRHCPVCQWRRSLMWKARAYKILPQVVTDYPKYRWLFVTLTVRNCQIEELRENLDSMNKAFKRFTELKIWPAKGWVKSTEVTKGRDGVSAHPHLHILAMVPPSYFSHGYLSHAKWVALWQQCLRIDYQPIIHTSAIAKHHNPSLLIPEILKYQVKVSDLVSDREWFLELTRQLHKSRAIAVGGILRQYMRELEEKNQDLINESEETDEVNGESLFFRWERKLQRFKIYLEVFTVIFSI; the protein is encoded by the coding sequence GTGCCAGACGAATCGGAAGGTATTCTCAAGTTAAAGTTATCAGATGCCCGATTCTGTAGGGTTCGTCACTGTCCGGTTTGTCAGTGGCGGCGATCGCTCATGTGGAAAGCAAGAGCTTATAAAATTCTCCCACAGGTTGTCACTGATTACCCCAAGTACCGTTGGCTATTTGTTACTTTGACTGTAAGGAATTGCCAGATTGAGGAACTTAGAGAAAACTTGGATTCGATGAATAAAGCTTTTAAGCGATTCACTGAATTGAAAATATGGCCTGCGAAAGGTTGGGTGAAGTCCACAGAAGTTACTAAAGGTAGAGATGGAGTCTCAGCACATCCGCATTTACATATTTTGGCAATGGTGCCGCCTTCGTATTTCAGTCATGGCTATCTTTCTCATGCCAAATGGGTAGCGTTGTGGCAGCAGTGCTTACGAATTGATTACCAGCCAATTATTCATACTAGCGCGATTGCAAAGCATCATAACCCGTCATTACTTATCCCAGAAATTCTCAAGTATCAGGTGAAAGTGTCAGATTTGGTAAGTGATAGAGAATGGTTTTTAGAGTTAACCCGTCAGCTACATAAAAGTAGAGCGATCGCTGTTGGGGGTATACTCAGGCAATATATGCGCGAATTAGAGGAAAAAAACCAAGACCTCATTAATGAAAGTGAAGAGACAGATGAGGTGAATGGGGAAAGTTTGTTTTTCCGATGGGAGCGCAAGTTACAAAGATTTAAGATTTATCTAGAAGTGTTTACTGTCATCTTTTCGATTTAG
- a CDS encoding thioredoxin family protein has protein sequence MNHNLLHRRQLLFYLGLGVVGIGAATTFSNFRKVNAPSISPAKSNNTQNLEAIAVKTPAGKSLPEFQGISQWLNSTPLSIADLKGSVVLIQFWTFACINCQRTLPYITRWHRQYESQGLKVIGIHTPEFAFERDTNNIKKALQQHQITYPVPVDNEYKTWNAYENQYWPHLFLADRQGLLQYDHIGEGAYEKIEQTIRQLLG, from the coding sequence ATGAATCACAATCTGCTCCATCGGCGTCAGTTACTTTTTTATCTTGGGTTAGGGGTTGTTGGAATCGGTGCAGCCACAACATTTTCCAACTTCAGAAAAGTGAATGCCCCTTCTATCTCTCCTGCAAAAAGTAATAATACGCAAAACTTGGAAGCTATTGCCGTGAAAACTCCCGCAGGCAAGAGTTTGCCAGAGTTTCAAGGGATAAGTCAGTGGCTTAATTCTACACCTTTGTCAATAGCTGACCTCAAAGGTAGTGTTGTGCTGATACAGTTTTGGACTTTTGCTTGTATTAACTGCCAGCGTACACTGCCCTACATCACTAGATGGCATCGACAGTATGAGTCGCAGGGACTCAAGGTGATTGGCATCCACACACCAGAGTTTGCTTTTGAGCGAGATACGAACAACATTAAAAAGGCCTTACAACAACACCAAATTACCTATCCGGTTCCAGTTGATAACGAATATAAAACTTGGAATGCTTACGAAAATCAGTATTGGCCCCATCTGTTTTTAGCTGACCGTCAGGGTTTGTTGCAATATGACCATATTGGTGAAGGGGCATACGAAAAAATAGAGCAAACTATTCGTCAGCTATTGGGGTAG
- the miaB gene encoding tRNA (N6-isopentenyl adenosine(37)-C2)-methylthiotransferase MiaB: MTTSKRHYHITTFGCQMNKADSERMAGVLEDMGFEWCEDPNHADVILYNTCTIRDNAEQKVYSYLGRQAKRKHEQPDLTLIVAGCVAQQEGEALLRRVPELDLVMGPQHANRLKDLLESVFEGNQVVATEAVHIIEDITQPRRDSTVTAWVNVIYGCNERCTYCVVPNVRGVEQSRTPSAIRAEMEELGRQGYKEITLLGQNIDAYGRDLPGVTPEGRHLHNFTDLLYYVHDVSGIERLRFATSHPRYFTERLIQACAELPKVCEHFHIPFQSGDNELLKAMARGYTHEKYRRIIDTIRRYMPDASISADVIVGFPGETEAQFENTLKLVEDIGFDMLNTAAYSPRPGTPAALWDNQLSEEIKSDRLQRLNHLGNLKVAERSQRYFGRIEEVLVEDQNPKDSTQVMGRTGGNRLTFFNGNIKELKGQLVKVKITEVRPFSLTGEPVEVRQTILQ, encoded by the coding sequence ATGACCACTTCTAAACGCCACTATCACATCACTACTTTCGGTTGTCAGATGAATAAAGCTGACTCAGAGCGCATGGCTGGCGTTTTGGAAGACATGGGCTTTGAGTGGTGTGAAGACCCGAATCATGCAGATGTGATTCTCTACAATACCTGTACAATTCGGGATAATGCTGAACAAAAGGTATATTCCTATCTTGGCAGACAAGCGAAGCGTAAACACGAGCAGCCTGATTTAACCCTCATTGTTGCTGGTTGTGTTGCCCAGCAAGAAGGAGAAGCGCTGTTGCGGCGAGTCCCAGAATTAGATTTGGTAATGGGGCCACAACATGCCAACCGTCTGAAAGATTTGCTGGAGTCAGTATTTGAGGGTAATCAAGTCGTAGCAACCGAAGCAGTTCACATTATTGAAGATATCACCCAGCCGCGACGGGATAGTACAGTGACAGCTTGGGTGAATGTAATTTACGGCTGTAACGAACGCTGCACCTATTGCGTGGTTCCCAATGTGCGCGGTGTCGAACAATCTCGCACGCCGTCAGCTATCCGGGCTGAAATGGAAGAATTAGGACGACAAGGTTACAAAGAAATTACTCTACTCGGTCAAAATATTGATGCTTACGGCAGAGATTTACCTGGAGTCACACCAGAAGGTCGGCATCTGCACAACTTTACAGATTTGCTTTATTACGTGCATGATGTATCGGGGATTGAAAGGCTAAGATTTGCTACTAGTCACCCCCGTTATTTTACTGAGAGATTAATTCAAGCTTGTGCTGAGTTGCCCAAGGTGTGCGAACACTTCCACATTCCCTTTCAATCTGGGGATAATGAACTTTTAAAGGCGATGGCGCGGGGTTATACTCATGAGAAATATCGCCGGATTATCGATACCATTCGGCGGTATATGCCAGATGCCTCGATTAGTGCCGATGTAATTGTCGGTTTTCCTGGGGAGACAGAAGCACAATTTGAAAATACCCTGAAACTGGTGGAAGATATTGGCTTTGATATGTTGAATACAGCAGCATATTCGCCGCGTCCAGGGACACCAGCCGCTTTGTGGGACAATCAACTGAGTGAAGAAATTAAAAGCGATCGCCTGCAACGGCTCAATCATCTGGGAAACTTGAAAGTAGCAGAGCGATCGCAACGTTACTTTGGACGCATTGAAGAAGTTTTAGTAGAAGACCAAAATCCTAAAGATTCAACCCAGGTAATGGGACGCACTGGTGGTAATCGTTTGACCTTTTTTAACGGTAACATCAAAGAACTCAAAGGGCAGTTAGTGAAGGTAAAAATTACCGAAGTTCGCCCTTTTAGTTTGACGGGTGAACCAGTTGAAGTAAGGCAAACCATTTTGCAGTAA
- a CDS encoding cytochrome b/b6 domain-containing protein produces MTSSKRKIRSTPNQTFLSKTFHWINIISLILMIGSGLEIYNANPVFGGREGWHFPDFLLLGGWLAGGRNWHFAAMWLFSLNLLWYGLYIFITRRWQRRFADRGDLKALQVSQNPKRKNYAWHRLVYTAIIPVLLLAILSGLAMYKPAQLHWISGLFGSWQTLRTVHFITVPTVILFTIAHSLLALKVGSIRLVKSMFL; encoded by the coding sequence ATGACCTCATCTAAACGTAAAATCCGCTCAACACCAAATCAGACTTTCTTATCAAAAACCTTTCACTGGATTAATATCATCAGTCTCATCTTGATGATCGGTAGCGGACTGGAAATCTATAATGCTAATCCGGTATTTGGAGGGCGTGAAGGTTGGCATTTTCCTGACTTTCTGTTGCTAGGAGGCTGGCTAGCAGGTGGCAGAAACTGGCATTTTGCTGCTATGTGGCTGTTTTCGCTAAACTTACTTTGGTATGGACTTTATATCTTTATAACTCGTCGTTGGCAACGTCGGTTTGCCGATCGCGGTGACTTAAAAGCATTGCAAGTCAGCCAGAACCCAAAGCGCAAAAACTACGCATGGCATCGGCTAGTTTATACTGCTATCATTCCAGTGCTACTGCTGGCAATTTTGAGCGGTCTGGCGATGTACAAACCTGCCCAACTGCATTGGATTTCCGGGCTGTTTGGTAGTTGGCAAACTCTACGCACTGTTCACTTTATCACTGTTCCCACTGTCATACTGTTTACAATTGCTCATTCCTTACTTGCTCTGAAGGTAGGAAGCATCCGTTTAGTGAAATCTATGTTTCTGTAG
- a CDS encoding NADH:flavin oxidoreductase/NADH oxidase, whose protein sequence is MTTENLTTLPSSPAQTELKFIDSPGCQSTSLHDSDVPEVDLFSPLKIRDITLPDRIAMSPMCQYSAENGVANDWHFVHLGSRAVGGTGLIVVEATAVTSQGRITPGDLGLWDDMQIEPLARIVRFLHQQGAIAGIQLAHAGRKASCNVPWLGGTPLTPEQGAWPVIAASPIPFQEGGPVPIPLDEAGIEEVIQAFVATAGRALEAGFQIIEIHSAHGYLLHSFLSPLSNQRTDRYGGSLENRMRLLLEVTRRIREILPSRMPLFVRLSATDWVEGGWDIEQSVILSRELKELGVDLIDVSTGGLVPHARIPVQTGYQVPFAAKIREEAGIRTGAVGMIKEAEYANQVITRGCADLVLVGREMLRDPYWSIRARCSLDEEPNWSLPYGYAVKQKRREK, encoded by the coding sequence ATGACTACAGAGAACTTAACTACCTTGCCATCATCCCCAGCCCAGACAGAATTAAAATTCATAGATTCCCCTGGCTGTCAATCAACGAGTTTGCACGACTCGGATGTACCAGAAGTGGACTTGTTTAGTCCACTGAAAATTCGAGATATCACCCTGCCCGATCGCATAGCGATGTCACCAATGTGTCAATATTCAGCAGAGAATGGAGTCGCAAATGATTGGCACTTTGTCCATTTGGGGAGTCGGGCTGTTGGAGGTACTGGGCTGATTGTAGTGGAAGCGACAGCCGTAACATCCCAAGGACGAATCACCCCCGGCGATCTCGGTCTTTGGGACGATATGCAAATCGAGCCACTAGCTCGGATTGTGCGCTTCCTTCACCAACAAGGAGCGATCGCAGGGATTCAATTAGCTCATGCTGGCCGGAAGGCGAGTTGCAATGTTCCGTGGCTGGGTGGTACACCGTTAACACCTGAACAAGGGGCTTGGCCGGTAATCGCGGCAAGCCCAATTCCGTTTCAAGAGGGCGGCCCCGTTCCCATACCCCTCGATGAGGCTGGGATTGAAGAGGTGATTCAAGCCTTTGTTGCCACAGCCGGGCGTGCCCTTGAAGCGGGCTTTCAGATTATCGAAATCCACTCGGCTCATGGATACTTACTGCATTCTTTTCTTTCGCCACTAAGTAATCAACGAACAGATCGTTATGGAGGTTCGTTGGAGAACCGAATGCGTTTATTACTGGAGGTGACAAGACGAATCCGAGAGATTCTGCCAAGCAGGATGCCGCTTTTTGTCCGCCTCTCTGCTACCGACTGGGTAGAGGGAGGTTGGGATATCGAGCAGTCAGTTATATTATCCCGTGAACTAAAGGAATTAGGCGTTGATTTGATCGATGTTTCCACAGGAGGCTTAGTCCCTCATGCCAGGATTCCCGTACAGACAGGTTATCAAGTGCCTTTTGCTGCCAAAATCCGAGAAGAGGCTGGGATTAGGACAGGGGCTGTAGGGATGATAAAGGAGGCTGAGTATGCCAACCAAGTAATTACTCGTGGATGTGCAGATTTGGTTCTCGTCGGTCGAGAAATGCTCCGCGATCCATATTGGTCGATTCGTGCCCGTTGCAGCTTGGATGAGGAACCGAACTGGTCTTTGCCCTACGGCTATGCAGTTAAACAGAAGAGACGGGAGAAATAA
- the zwf gene encoding glucose-6-phosphate dehydrogenase — MTAATTSQVPVEASIRPAEPCVLVIFGAAGDLTKRLLLPALYNLKQSNLLPQEFAIVGIAHTSMSQDDFRSKLAQDIHEFATVPVDEKLWQPLEQQLYYLAGEFQEADTYHQLQDLLTQIDRDCGTQGNYLFYLATGSNFFCDIITQLGAAGLVREESDRWRRVIIEKPFGHDLDSARALNKSIGAVLQEKQIYRIDHYLGKETVQNILVFRFGNGLFEPIWNREHIDHVQITVAETVGVEGRGNFYEGTGAVRDMVQNHLFQLLAMTAMEPPVSFSADEVRDEKSKLLKSIVPLTAETVQTHTVRGQYGAATVKDTQVAAYRSEPRVASDSTTETYAALKLNIDNWRWAGVPFYLRTGKHLAKRVTEIAIQFKQVPSLLFRQTSIERLTPNFLTIRIQPEEGIHLQFGAKVPGPAMAMDAVEMDFCYTDYFGKIQSTGYETLLYDCMIGDATLFQRSDNVELGWSVVTPILEAWATTPPENFPNYAAGSWGPLAADDLLVRDGRQWHRID; from the coding sequence ATGACGGCTGCCACCACGTCCCAGGTTCCTGTTGAAGCCTCAATCCGTCCGGCAGAACCCTGTGTGCTCGTTATCTTTGGAGCAGCAGGAGATTTAACCAAGCGTCTGCTACTTCCCGCCCTCTACAACCTCAAACAAAGCAATTTACTACCGCAAGAATTTGCGATCGTTGGAATTGCACACACTTCAATGAGTCAGGACGATTTTCGTAGCAAACTCGCCCAAGACATTCATGAATTCGCAACGGTTCCCGTAGACGAGAAGCTCTGGCAACCGCTTGAGCAGCAACTCTACTATCTTGCTGGTGAGTTTCAAGAGGCTGACACTTACCATCAGTTGCAAGACTTACTCACTCAAATCGATCGAGACTGTGGCACTCAGGGAAACTATTTGTTCTACCTGGCAACTGGCTCTAACTTCTTTTGCGACATCATTACGCAGCTTGGTGCGGCAGGATTAGTCCGCGAAGAGAGCGATCGCTGGCGGCGAGTTATCATCGAGAAACCCTTTGGGCATGACTTGGACTCGGCTCGTGCCCTGAATAAATCCATTGGTGCTGTCCTTCAGGAAAAACAGATTTACCGCATCGATCACTACCTGGGCAAAGAGACTGTACAAAACATTTTGGTGTTTCGGTTTGGTAATGGCTTGTTTGAACCGATTTGGAATCGCGAACATATCGATCACGTCCAGATTACCGTAGCCGAAACGGTTGGAGTCGAAGGCAGAGGCAACTTCTATGAAGGTACAGGCGCAGTGCGGGACATGGTGCAAAACCATCTGTTTCAACTGCTGGCAATGACGGCGATGGAACCGCCAGTCTCGTTTTCAGCCGATGAGGTGCGTGATGAAAAGTCAAAACTATTGAAGTCCATAGTTCCGCTCACTGCTGAAACTGTGCAAACTCATACTGTACGCGGACAATATGGTGCGGCAACGGTGAAGGATACCCAAGTGGCTGCTTATCGCTCAGAGCCACGAGTTGCATCAGACTCTACCACTGAAACTTATGCTGCCTTAAAGCTGAACATCGACAACTGGCGCTGGGCAGGGGTGCCGTTTTATCTACGAACGGGCAAGCATTTGGCTAAACGTGTGACTGAAATTGCAATTCAGTTTAAGCAAGTACCTTCACTATTATTTCGCCAAACCTCGATTGAGCGTCTCACGCCTAATTTCTTGACTATCCGCATTCAACCAGAGGAAGGAATTCACCTCCAATTTGGTGCAAAGGTGCCTGGCCCCGCGATGGCAATGGATGCGGTGGAAATGGACTTTTGCTACACTGACTACTTTGGCAAGATCCAGAGTACTGGCTATGAAACCTTGCTATACGACTGCATGATCGGTGATGCGACTTTGTTTCAGCGATCGGACAACGTAGAACTCGGCTGGAGCGTCGTTACCCCCATTCTGGAGGCTTGGGCAACCACGCCACCTGAAAACTTTCCCAACTATGCAGCAGGCTCGTGGGGGCCATTGGCAGCAGATGATTTGTTGGTGCGCGATGGTCGGCAGTGGCACAGGATTGACTGA
- a CDS encoding molybdopterin-dependent oxidoreductase: protein MSLILPKRTLSRRRLLQLSGLSGVSFLLGGCGTNLFSDNLRQISEPLNERLEALLLSQKPVPEFPVNAIEAGKLLINTFDFTPQIDPAQFRLKIDGEVNNAMQLSMADIQKLPLTSMVIRHVCVEGWAAIVQWGGVRLRDLVALVQPKSNVRYVYFKSADGYYESWDIASAVHPQTLMAYEKNGQPLSADNGAPMRLASPIKLGYKQSKWVTQITFVSNLLPIKGYWEDQGYEWFAGL, encoded by the coding sequence ATGAGTCTGATTCTTCCCAAACGTACCTTATCCCGTCGTCGGTTACTGCAACTATCTGGACTTTCAGGGGTAAGCTTCCTTTTAGGTGGCTGTGGGACAAATTTGTTCTCAGATAATCTGCGGCAAATATCTGAGCCACTGAATGAACGTCTTGAAGCACTCCTGCTAAGTCAAAAACCTGTACCGGAATTTCCTGTCAATGCCATAGAAGCAGGTAAATTGTTGATTAATACCTTTGACTTCACCCCGCAAATTGATCCGGCGCAATTTCGCCTGAAGATTGATGGTGAGGTCAATAATGCGATGCAATTGAGCATGGCAGATATTCAAAAACTTCCCTTAACTTCAATGGTAATTCGCCATGTCTGTGTTGAAGGCTGGGCTGCGATCGTTCAATGGGGAGGCGTGCGATTGCGAGACTTAGTAGCGCTGGTACAGCCGAAATCAAACGTCCGCTATGTCTACTTCAAATCTGCTGATGGCTACTATGAAAGCTGGGATATTGCCTCTGCTGTGCATCCGCAAACTCTCATGGCTTATGAAAAGAATGGACAACCTTTATCGGCTGATAATGGTGCGCCCATGCGTCTAGCATCCCCAATTAAACTGGGCTATAAGCAAAGCAAGTGGGTAACTCAAATTACCTTTGTCAGTAATTTGTTACCTATTAAAGGCTATTGGGAAGATCAAGGCTATGAGTGGTTTGCAGGGTTATAA